Proteins encoded in a region of the Prunus persica cultivar Lovell chromosome G4, Prunus_persica_NCBIv2, whole genome shotgun sequence genome:
- the LOC18780882 gene encoding uncharacterized protein LOC18780882 has protein sequence MGGSRVMEETMDSLWFFSNVFFSSRATILGPIEPVEEAVKEECSKPMSPIAQNQQKNSPPEAQMLVPLCPKCEEPESLKLDMEVVEYYYSPSPRSTEKEKSRRRRRRSKRSVQQQRHRRKILGELDELGLDDHVKEVISGSWSSSNWMVEGNCGYNQQCQNNTMPSISDNMAMKEHLKSWAYAVACTVR, from the coding sequence ATGGGAGGTTCGCGGGTCATGGAGGAGACCATGGACTCTCTCTGGTTTTTCAGCAATGTCTTCTTCTCTTCAAGAGCTACAATTTTGGGTCCAATTGAGCCTGTTGAAGAAGCTGTCAAGGAAGAGTGCTCCAAACCCATGTCACCAATTGCTCAAAATCAGCAGAAAAATTCCCCACCAGAGGCCCAAATGTTAGTTCCATTGTGCCCAAAATGTGAAGAACCAGAAAGTTTGAAGCTTGATATGGAAGTGGtggaatattattattctccAAGTCCAAGGTCaacagagaaggaaaagagtaggaggaggaggaggaggagcaagAGAAGTGTGCAGCAGCAGAGACATAGGAGAAAGATTCTTGGAGAGCTTGATGAGTTGGGTTTGGATGATCATGTGAAGGAGGTGATTTCTGGGTCTTGGTCGTCCTCTAATTGGATGGTTGAGGGAAATTGTGGGTATAATCAACAATGTCAGAACAATACAATGCCTTCAATCAGTGATAATATGGCCATGAAAGAGCATCTCAAGTCATGGGCTTATGCTGTTGCATGCACTGTCAGATGA
- the LOC18780991 gene encoding uncharacterized protein LOC18780991, with protein sequence MEADEVMELYDSYWFQLGIFEKQPNSANLLEIEEEPSKPELLRIPTLLHTRAMSDELSSKTSFNFSFCPSPDSVLHRPKLSTILSGKEATEVETPIQRHVEESPKKITRRRRKKKKKGESKSLTDLQFEELKGFMDLGFVFSEEDKEDSNLASIIPGLQRLGKDGQDEVFDESAIPRPYLSEAWKVRDQRKREKPLMNWRFPALGNEIDMKDNLRWWAHTVASTVR encoded by the coding sequence ATGGAAGCAGACGAAGTAATGGAGCTCTATGATTCTTACTGGTTTCAGCTCGGAATCTTCGAAAAGCAACCAAATTCAGCAAACCttcttgaaattgaagaagaaccATCAAAACCAGAGCTTTTACGCATCCCGACCCTCCTCCATACCAGGGCCATGAGCGACGAATTGAGCTCCAAAACAAGCTTCAACTTCAGCTTCTGTCCCTCACCAGACTCAGTCCTCCACAGACCAAAGCTCTCCACCATTCTTTCTGGCAAGGAAGCCACAGAAGTTGAAACCCCAATACAGAGACATGTCGAAGAGTCGCCAAAGAAGATTACAAGacggaggaggaagaagaagaagaagggtgaGAGCAAGAGCTTGACAGACCTTCAATTTGAAGAgctaaaagggtttatggatcttggttttgttttctcagaGGAAGACAAAGAAGATTCAAACTTGGCTTCGATCATTCCTGGGCTGCAAAGATTAGGGAAGGACGGCCAAGATGAGGTCTTTGATGAGTCTGCAATTCCAAGGCCTTACCTTTCTGAAGCTTGGAAGGTGAGGGatcaaagaaagagagagaagccattgatgaattGGAGGTTTCCTGCGTTGGGCAATGAAATTGACATGAAAGACAATCTCAGATGGTGGGCTCACACAGTTGCTTCCACAGTTAGATGA